In the Piscinibacter sp. XHJ-5 genome, one interval contains:
- a CDS encoding RtcB family protein codes for METNHIHEDVAGGVPLKMWTRGVPVEDEAKRQLQNAARLPIVFKHIAVMPDVHFGIGATVGSVIPTIKAIIPAAVGVDIGCGMIACKTTLTAQDLPDNLGPLRSAIERAVPHGRQPGSRDPGAWQKAPGSVNTAWAQLEPEFTELCRDYPKLEKTNHLQHLGTLGTGNHFIEVCLDEAGNVWFMLHSGSRGVGNFIGTMFIELAKQDAMRHQANLPDRDLAYFEEGSRYFGDYVRAVGWAQKFAAINREVMMKRVIEAAKTVIRKSFQSHIEAVNCHHNYVSREHHFGEDVYLTRKGAVSAKAGQLGIIPGSMGARSYIVRGKGNADSFESCSHGAGRVMSRGEAKRRFTLADHRAATEGVECRKDKDVIDETPAAYKDIDAVMEAQRDLVDVVHTLKQVVCVKG; via the coding sequence ATGGAAACCAACCACATCCACGAAGACGTCGCCGGCGGCGTACCGCTCAAGATGTGGACGCGCGGCGTGCCGGTCGAAGACGAAGCCAAGCGCCAACTGCAGAATGCCGCGCGCCTGCCCATCGTCTTCAAGCACATCGCGGTCATGCCCGACGTGCATTTCGGCATCGGCGCCACCGTGGGCTCGGTGATCCCGACCATCAAGGCCATCATCCCGGCCGCGGTGGGAGTGGACATCGGCTGCGGCATGATCGCCTGCAAGACCACGCTGACCGCGCAGGACCTGCCCGACAACCTGGGCCCGCTGCGCTCGGCCATCGAGCGTGCAGTGCCGCACGGCCGCCAACCCGGCAGCCGCGACCCGGGGGCGTGGCAGAAGGCGCCGGGCTCGGTGAACACCGCGTGGGCGCAGCTGGAGCCGGAGTTCACCGAGCTCTGCCGCGACTACCCCAAGCTGGAGAAGACCAACCACCTCCAGCACCTGGGCACGCTGGGCACCGGCAACCACTTCATCGAGGTGTGCCTGGACGAAGCGGGCAACGTGTGGTTCATGCTGCACTCGGGCTCTCGCGGCGTGGGCAACTTCATCGGCACGATGTTCATCGAGCTGGCCAAGCAGGACGCGATGCGCCATCAGGCCAATCTGCCCGACCGTGACCTGGCCTACTTCGAGGAAGGCAGCCGCTACTTCGGAGACTACGTGCGCGCCGTGGGCTGGGCGCAGAAGTTCGCCGCCATCAACCGCGAGGTGATGATGAAGCGCGTGATCGAAGCCGCGAAGACGGTGATCCGCAAGAGCTTCCAGAGCCACATCGAGGCGGTGAACTGCCACCACAACTACGTGAGCCGCGAGCACCACTTCGGCGAAGACGTGTACCTCACCCGCAAGGGCGCGGTGAGCGCGAAGGCCGGGCAGTTGGGCATCATCCCCGGCAGCATGGGCGCGCGCAGCTACATCGTGCGCGGCAAGGGCAACGCCGACAGCTTCGAGAGCTGCTCGCATGGGGCGGGGCGCGTGATGAGCCGCGGGGAGGCGAAGCGCCGCTTCACGCTGGCGGATCACCGCGCAGCGACCGAGGGCGTCGAGTGCCGCAAGGACAAGGACGTGATCGACGAAACGCCAGCGGCCTACAAGGACATCGACGCGGTGATGGAAGCGCAGCGCGACCTGGTCGATGTGGTGCACACGTTGAAGCAGGTGGTGTGTGTCAAGGGCTGA
- a CDS encoding slipin family protein encodes MKIKRVTVKKNERGLLLRNGDFERVLQPGTHWLFAGLDTLRVELFALEQPAFTHVLADYLMAKEPAVVADEFVRVELSEAQVGLRSENGALVEVLAPATRRLYWKGLVDVQVEVIAIDGPAASAEVPQAVVARLVQTQLRQRAVQGLAGVLQVQVPEHGAGILWVDGKVERLLAAGSYAFWKFNRNVSVELVDLRLQALEVTGQEILTRDKVALRLNLSATWRYTDVLKAYKELAKPAEHLYRELQFGLRAAVGTRSLDELLENKTVIDEVVTAQVEAKLADYGLQLDGVGVKDIVLPGEMKTILAQVVEAGKSAEANVIRRREETAATRSLLNTAKVMEDNPVALRLKELETLERVAERIDKISVFGGLDQVLNGLVKLR; translated from the coding sequence ATGAAGATCAAGCGTGTCACCGTGAAGAAGAACGAGCGCGGCCTGCTGCTGCGCAATGGCGATTTCGAGCGCGTGCTGCAACCCGGCACGCACTGGCTGTTCGCCGGCCTCGACACCCTGCGCGTGGAACTCTTCGCGCTGGAGCAGCCGGCGTTCACGCACGTCCTGGCCGACTACCTCATGGCCAAGGAGCCGGCGGTGGTCGCAGACGAGTTCGTGCGCGTCGAGCTCAGCGAGGCCCAGGTCGGCCTGCGCAGCGAGAACGGCGCGCTGGTCGAGGTGCTGGCGCCGGCCACACGGCGCCTGTACTGGAAGGGCCTGGTCGACGTGCAGGTCGAGGTGATCGCCATCGACGGTCCGGCGGCGTCGGCCGAGGTGCCGCAGGCCGTGGTGGCGCGCCTCGTGCAGACCCAGCTGCGCCAACGTGCAGTGCAAGGCCTGGCCGGCGTGCTGCAGGTGCAGGTGCCCGAGCACGGCGCCGGCATCCTGTGGGTCGACGGCAAGGTCGAGCGGCTGCTCGCGGCCGGCTCGTACGCGTTCTGGAAGTTCAACCGCAACGTGTCGGTGGAACTCGTCGACCTGCGGCTGCAGGCGCTCGAGGTGACGGGCCAGGAGATCCTGACCCGCGACAAGGTGGCCCTGCGGCTGAACCTGTCGGCCACCTGGCGCTACACCGATGTGCTCAAGGCCTACAAGGAACTGGCCAAGCCCGCGGAGCACCTGTACCGCGAGCTGCAGTTCGGCCTGCGCGCCGCGGTGGGCACGCGCTCGCTCGACGAACTGCTCGAGAACAAGACGGTGATCGACGAGGTCGTGACCGCCCAGGTCGAGGCCAAGCTCGCGGACTACGGTCTGCAGCTCGACGGCGTGGGCGTGAAGGACATCGTGCTGCCGGGCGAGATGAAGACCATCCTCGCCCAGGTGGTCGAGGCCGGGAAGTCGGCCGAGGCCAACGTGATTCGTCGGCGTGAAGAGACGGCCGCGACCCGCTCGCTGCTCAACACCGCCAAGGTGATGGAGGACAACCCCGTCGCCCTGCGGCTGAAGGAGCTCGAGACGCTGGAGCGCGTGGCCGAGCGCATCGACAAGATCTCCGTGTTCGGAGGTCTGGACCAGGTGCTCAACGGGCTGGTGAAGCTGCGTTGA
- a CDS encoding HNH endonuclease, translating into MHHQHHSHVLQLDIQGTPQAWISLEHAAVHMATGSVAWVDGLGPLATLRGGFNVVRGRQSVIDVFPIIALRGASKVNLFDVVPAFSKLKLFRRDRMTCAYCGQRFHERNLQCEHIVPESRGGRWTWMNLVTACGTCNGRKADRTPEEAGMPLVYLPYVPSRFEDFLLEGRHIRADVHEWLAARLPKGSRLS; encoded by the coding sequence ATGCACCACCAACACCACAGCCACGTGCTGCAACTCGACATCCAGGGCACGCCGCAGGCGTGGATCTCGCTCGAGCATGCGGCCGTTCACATGGCCACAGGCTCGGTGGCGTGGGTCGACGGCCTCGGCCCGCTGGCCACGCTGCGTGGCGGCTTCAACGTCGTGCGCGGCCGGCAGTCGGTGATCGACGTGTTTCCGATCATCGCGTTGCGCGGTGCCTCGAAGGTCAACCTGTTCGACGTGGTGCCGGCGTTCAGCAAACTGAAGCTGTTCCGTCGCGACCGGATGACGTGCGCCTACTGCGGCCAGCGCTTTCACGAGCGCAATCTGCAGTGCGAACACATCGTGCCGGAATCGCGCGGCGGCCGCTGGACCTGGATGAACCTGGTCACTGCCTGCGGCACGTGCAACGGCCGCAAGGCCGACCGCACGCCGGAGGAAGCGGGCATGCCGCTGGTGTACCTGCCGTACGTGCCGAGCCGCTTCGAGGACTTTCTGCTCGAAGGCCGGCACATCCGCGCCGACGTACACGAGTGGCTGGCCGCGCGCCTGCCGAAGGGATCGCGCCTGAGCTGA
- a CDS encoding PcfJ domain-containing protein encodes MNRSMIQRRQDAERERIELCDAALRRVVRRARPAPDFSKAVEEAERGFSGEVVRDPRSWHPQMKTRDAARLRLAAARHLFALYPVPAMLERIWIDDTGLGADEVRLRRQWYVTAARGGSLYKAGASMWLTRKEVHAFLHPSAGLGFDEAFWEAIARSYAGDAAMALRVARSKIARAPRGEIEFWRGVVRFFCANPAPVETIDDLCDYLAACRRRDPHYSLEGRTLPTLTRRMHEWHHEIAAIERIEAMRRRAHGRGADTWAANAAWPGSPLADWEWVPSSKDAKAKGERFVVKQLKQAEDLVMESRAMRHCVSTYAGKCIAGHASIWSLRRCTRDRIDRLLTIEVDPQHRAVQVRGLANRLAHEDERNVIERWAKARGITLR; translated from the coding sequence ATGAATCGCTCGATGATCCAGCGCAGGCAGGACGCCGAGCGCGAACGAATAGAACTTTGCGACGCCGCGCTTCGCCGCGTGGTGCGCCGCGCACGGCCCGCTCCAGACTTCAGCAAGGCGGTCGAAGAAGCTGAACGTGGCTTCTCCGGCGAAGTCGTGCGCGATCCCCGGTCCTGGCATCCGCAGATGAAGACGCGGGACGCCGCGCGCCTGCGCCTCGCAGCGGCGCGGCATCTCTTCGCGCTCTACCCGGTTCCCGCGATGCTCGAGCGCATCTGGATCGACGACACGGGCCTCGGCGCCGACGAAGTGCGGCTGCGCAGGCAGTGGTATGTCACGGCGGCGCGTGGTGGCTCGCTCTACAAGGCGGGCGCCAGCATGTGGTTGACGCGCAAGGAAGTCCACGCCTTCCTCCATCCGTCGGCTGGCCTGGGCTTCGATGAAGCCTTCTGGGAAGCCATCGCGCGCTCCTATGCCGGCGACGCCGCCATGGCCCTGCGCGTTGCGCGCTCGAAGATTGCCCGGGCGCCGCGTGGCGAGATCGAGTTCTGGCGTGGGGTGGTGCGGTTCTTCTGCGCCAACCCGGCACCGGTGGAAACGATCGACGATCTGTGCGACTACCTGGCCGCATGCCGGCGGCGGGACCCGCACTACAGCCTGGAGGGTCGCACGTTGCCGACGCTCACCCGCCGCATGCACGAGTGGCACCACGAGATCGCGGCCATCGAGCGCATCGAGGCGATGCGGCGCCGAGCCCACGGGCGCGGTGCAGACACCTGGGCGGCCAACGCGGCGTGGCCGGGCTCGCCCCTTGCAGATTGGGAGTGGGTGCCCTCGTCCAAGGACGCCAAGGCCAAGGGCGAGCGCTTCGTGGTCAAGCAGCTGAAGCAGGCCGAGGACCTGGTGATGGAAAGCCGGGCGATGCGTCATTGCGTGTCGACCTACGCAGGCAAGTGCATTGCCGGTCACGCATCGATCTGGTCGCTGCGACGTTGCACCAGGGACCGGATCGATCGTCTCCTGACCATCGAAGTCGACCCGCAACACCGGGCAGTGCAGGTGCGCGGGCTCGCCAACCGGCTGGCGCACGAGGACGAGCGCAACGTCATCGAGCGCTGGGCCAAGGCGCGCGGCATCACTTTGCGGTGA